Proteins from a single region of Nocardiopsis dassonvillei subsp. dassonvillei DSM 43111:
- a CDS encoding FAD-binding oxidoreductase produces the protein MTDHALSDLRRRVSSVLGPDTDHVLGPAPGHANVSGFATRDTLAVLRPTRAEQVPALLRALDDADAPSLYAVSTGRNWGLGSREPVGDGAVRLELHGLDRVRRVDTDAGWAVIEAGVTQRQLSEQLAGTGRMLNVTASSAHTSVLGNALDRGVGLRRQRVHDLVGLEVVLPGGEVARVGWWPGEGGGAPNPHGLGPSPLHLFTQSDLGVAVAGVVRLPVRPEVQRVLRLTFGPADLGAAVDVFRRWQGQGLFQGVLKVYDTTSASSYGTAASPGYLAHLSVGGTAESVEALLAVLAAEAGAAKLFTSVLRSDQDPPEPSDVVSRVVEAGYAGDVSHHEEMLRSAVGRSAADVDTRGGGWIFFLPLVPYTGRDVTAALALLDWVHTRTGLRPGATVNALDPDVVDLVVSLRFDRSDPDETERAHLGLDLLHESFASAGYLPYRLDVDHASRTDFLGDPASRALIRTIRTVLDPRDVIARGRYS, from the coding sequence GTGACCGACCACGCCCTGTCCGACCTCCGCAGACGGGTCAGCTCCGTGCTGGGACCCGACACCGACCACGTCCTGGGCCCCGCGCCCGGGCACGCCAACGTCTCCGGCTTCGCCACACGCGACACACTGGCCGTGCTGCGCCCCACCCGCGCCGAGCAGGTCCCCGCACTCCTGCGGGCCCTGGACGACGCCGACGCCCCCTCCCTGTACGCGGTCTCCACCGGCCGCAACTGGGGCCTGGGCTCGCGCGAGCCGGTCGGGGACGGCGCCGTACGCCTCGAACTGCACGGACTGGACCGCGTCCGCCGCGTCGACACCGACGCGGGCTGGGCGGTGATCGAGGCCGGAGTGACCCAGCGCCAGTTGTCGGAGCAGCTGGCCGGTACCGGCCGCATGCTCAACGTCACCGCCTCCTCCGCGCACACCAGCGTCCTGGGCAACGCCCTGGACCGGGGCGTGGGGCTGCGCCGCCAGCGCGTCCACGACCTCGTCGGCCTGGAGGTGGTCCTGCCCGGGGGCGAGGTGGCGCGCGTGGGCTGGTGGCCCGGCGAGGGGGGCGGCGCGCCCAACCCCCACGGGCTCGGACCCTCCCCGCTGCACCTGTTCACCCAGTCCGACCTCGGCGTCGCCGTCGCGGGGGTGGTGCGCCTCCCCGTGCGCCCCGAGGTCCAGCGGGTACTGCGCCTGACCTTCGGGCCCGCCGACCTCGGCGCGGCGGTGGACGTCTTCCGCCGCTGGCAGGGCCAGGGCCTCTTCCAGGGGGTCCTCAAGGTCTACGACACCACCTCCGCCTCCTCCTACGGCACCGCCGCCTCCCCCGGATACCTGGCGCACCTGAGCGTCGGAGGCACCGCCGAGTCCGTGGAGGCCCTGCTCGCGGTCCTGGCCGCCGAGGCCGGGGCCGCCAAGCTGTTCACCTCCGTGCTGCGCTCCGACCAGGACCCGCCCGAGCCCTCCGACGTGGTCTCGCGCGTGGTCGAGGCCGGGTACGCGGGCGACGTCTCCCACCACGAGGAGATGCTGCGCTCGGCCGTGGGCCGGAGCGCGGCGGACGTGGACACCCGGGGCGGCGGCTGGATCTTCTTCCTGCCGCTGGTCCCCTACACCGGCCGGGACGTGACCGCCGCGCTCGCGCTGCTCGACTGGGTGCACACGCGCACCGGGCTGCGCCCGGGAGCCACCGTCAACGCCCTGGACCCCGACGTGGTGGACCTGGTGGTCTCGCTGCGCTTCGACCGGTCCGACCCGGACGAGACCGAGCGCGCCCACCTCGGGCTGGACCTGCTCCACGAGTCCTTCGCGTCCGCGGGATACCTGCCCTACCGGCTCGACGTGGACCACGCGTCCCGGACCGACTTCCTCGGCGACCCCGCCTCCCGTGCCCTGATCCGCACGATCCGCACCGTCCTGGACCCGCGCGACGTGATCGCGCGCGGCCGCTACTCCTGA
- a CDS encoding flavin reductase family protein has product MNTQTPHAHPPDLRSVMRLFPTGVAVLTSGSGAEAVATTVNSLISVTLDPPTVLVSLHETSRAGRVVDATGGFCLSLLSGGQETHARLFAASDKPRGEALGPYFTTTPSGCLVLRGALGGLTCETTSVRQEGDHRMYTGRVSATHLGDPADGALLFHQGRMVTA; this is encoded by the coding sequence ATGAACACGCAGACCCCCCATGCGCACCCGCCCGACCTCCGCTCGGTCATGCGCCTGTTCCCCACCGGCGTGGCGGTCCTGACCTCGGGCAGCGGAGCCGAGGCCGTGGCCACCACGGTGAACTCGCTGATCTCCGTCACCCTGGACCCTCCCACGGTCCTGGTCTCCCTTCACGAGACCTCCCGCGCCGGCAGGGTCGTGGACGCCACCGGAGGCTTCTGCCTGAGCCTGCTCTCCGGCGGCCAGGAGACGCACGCACGGCTGTTCGCCGCCTCCGACAAACCCCGCGGCGAGGCCCTGGGCCCCTACTTCACCACCACCCCCTCGGGCTGCCTCGTCCTGCGGGGCGCCCTGGGCGGGCTCACGTGCGAGACCACCTCCGTCCGCCAGGAGGGCGACCACCGCATGTACACCGGGCGGGTCAGCGCCACCCACCTGGGCGACCCCGCGGACGGCGCGCTCCTGTTCCACCAGGGGCGGATGGTAACGGCGTGA
- a CDS encoding erythromycin esterase family protein — protein MSPGTGPDALPRLSGPRSLDPLLERIGDARYVLLGEASHGTAEFYRWRAELTRRLIDEAGFSFVAVEGDWPDFQQLHCGVVGAPGAPEDPRRILEGFRRWPQWMWANTEVLEFARWLREHNLGLAPERRAGFFGLDVYSLWESLYAVLGWLRENMPEQVEPALNAYRCFQPYGEDPQAYARATRLVPESCEAEVVRLLAGLRERAGEASSAEDLAEFAARQNAEVLADAEQYYRALVRGGPESWNVRDHHMADTLDRLMEYHGPGAKAVVWEHNTHVGDARATDMAASGMVNVGQLVRERHGDEGVVLVGFGTYEGRVMAARAWGETPEPMPVPAARHGSVEALLHQSFEGETGLLLLTGEGAVDPFAGEVLPHRAVGVIYHPGRDGLRNYVPTVLGERYDAFVFVDRTRALTPLHEVEEDSGEEGTWPSGQ, from the coding sequence ATGAGCCCCGGGACCGGCCCGGACGCCCTCCCGCGGCTGTCCGGCCCGAGGTCGCTGGACCCGCTCCTGGAGCGGATCGGCGACGCGCGCTACGTGCTGCTGGGCGAGGCCTCGCACGGCACCGCCGAGTTCTACCGCTGGCGGGCGGAACTGACCCGGCGGCTGATCGACGAGGCGGGCTTCTCCTTCGTCGCGGTGGAGGGCGACTGGCCCGACTTCCAGCAGCTGCACTGCGGCGTCGTGGGCGCGCCGGGGGCGCCCGAGGACCCCAGACGGATCCTGGAGGGCTTCCGCAGGTGGCCGCAGTGGATGTGGGCCAACACCGAGGTGCTGGAGTTCGCCCGGTGGCTGCGCGAACACAACCTGGGGCTCGCGCCGGAGCGGCGCGCCGGGTTCTTCGGCCTGGACGTCTACAGCCTGTGGGAGTCGCTGTACGCGGTGCTGGGGTGGCTGCGCGAGAACATGCCCGAGCAGGTGGAACCGGCTCTGAACGCCTACCGCTGCTTCCAGCCCTACGGAGAGGACCCCCAGGCCTACGCCCGCGCGACGCGGCTGGTGCCCGAGAGCTGCGAGGCGGAGGTCGTGCGCCTGCTGGCCGGGCTGCGCGAGCGGGCGGGGGAGGCCTCCTCCGCCGAGGACCTGGCCGAGTTCGCCGCGCGCCAGAACGCCGAGGTGCTCGCGGACGCCGAACAGTACTACCGGGCGCTGGTGCGCGGCGGCCCCGAGTCGTGGAACGTCCGCGACCACCACATGGCCGACACGCTCGACCGGCTCATGGAGTACCACGGGCCCGGAGCCAAGGCCGTGGTGTGGGAGCACAACACCCATGTCGGCGACGCGCGCGCCACCGACATGGCCGCCTCGGGCATGGTCAACGTGGGGCAGTTGGTGCGTGAGCGCCACGGCGACGAGGGCGTGGTCCTCGTCGGCTTCGGCACCTACGAGGGCCGGGTCATGGCCGCCCGGGCCTGGGGGGAGACCCCCGAACCGATGCCGGTGCCCGCGGCGCGCCACGGGAGCGTGGAGGCGCTGCTGCACCAGTCGTTCGAGGGGGAGACGGGCCTGCTGCTCCTGACCGGCGAGGGGGCGGTCGATCCGTTCGCGGGCGAGGTCCTGCCGCACCGCGCCGTCGGCGTCATCTACCACCCCGGACGCGACGGGCTGCGCAACTACGTGCCGACCGTGCTGGGGGAGCGCTACGACGCCTTCGTGTTCGTCGACCGCACCCGCGCGCTCACGCCCCTGCACGAGGTCGAGGAGGACTCGGGTGAGGAGGGGACCTGGCCCAGCGGCCAGTGA
- a CDS encoding aldo/keto reductase, whose product MERSPGTRVRLGGSSVELSPLGLGTAPLGNGGYREVDEEAAAATVLAAWEAGVRYFDTAPHYGLGLAERRLGRALAGLPREQYAVSTKVGRLLEPTPHRAGRWDDQGFAVPAAYGRRWDFSADGVRRSLEQSLERLGLDRVDVVLLHDPDHHWEQAVGEAYPALHELRDQGVVGAIGAGMNQARMLERFAVETDVDAVLLAGRYTLLDQGAAATMLPACLRAGVSVIAAGVFNSGILAVDEPSADATYDYAAAPGPLRDRALRIAAVARRHGVGLPQAAMAFCARHPAVAGVLVGARSAGEITHDARLLSAPVPEDLWADLEAEGLLVPGTAH is encoded by the coding sequence ATGGAACGCAGTCCCGGTACGCGGGTCCGGCTGGGCGGGTCCTCGGTGGAGCTCAGTCCCCTCGGGCTGGGCACCGCCCCGCTCGGCAACGGCGGCTACCGGGAGGTGGACGAGGAGGCCGCGGCCGCGACGGTCCTGGCGGCGTGGGAGGCGGGCGTGCGCTACTTCGACACCGCTCCCCACTACGGCCTGGGCCTGGCCGAGCGCCGCCTGGGCCGCGCCCTGGCCGGTCTGCCCCGCGAGCAGTACGCGGTCTCGACCAAGGTCGGCCGCCTGCTGGAGCCCACCCCGCACCGCGCCGGGCGGTGGGACGACCAGGGCTTCGCCGTTCCCGCCGCGTACGGGCGGCGGTGGGACTTCAGCGCCGACGGGGTGCGCCGCTCCCTGGAACAGAGCCTGGAGCGGCTGGGCCTGGACCGGGTGGACGTGGTGCTCCTGCACGACCCCGACCACCACTGGGAGCAGGCGGTCGGTGAGGCCTACCCGGCCCTGCACGAGCTGCGCGACCAGGGCGTGGTCGGCGCGATCGGCGCGGGCATGAACCAGGCGCGCATGCTGGAGCGCTTCGCCGTGGAGACCGACGTGGACGCCGTGCTGCTCGCGGGCAGGTACACGCTGCTGGACCAGGGGGCGGCGGCCACGATGCTCCCGGCCTGCCTGCGCGCGGGGGTGTCGGTGATCGCGGCCGGAGTGTTCAACAGCGGGATCCTGGCCGTGGACGAGCCCTCCGCCGACGCCACCTACGACTACGCGGCCGCCCCCGGGCCGCTGCGCGACCGGGCGCTGCGGATCGCCGCGGTGGCCCGCCGCCACGGGGTCGGTCTGCCCCAGGCGGCGATGGCCTTCTGCGCGCGCCACCCGGCGGTGGCCGGGGTCCTGGTGGGGGCCCGCTCGGCCGGGGAGATCACGCACGACGCCCGCCTCCTGTCCGCCCCTGTCCCCGAGGACCTGTGGGCGGACCTGGAGGCCGAGGGCCTGCTCGTCCCCGGAACCGCGCACTGA
- the aroH gene encoding chorismate mutase, whose amino-acid sequence MNPVLRAVRGGTGVAGDTREAIAAATLAMVRGVLDRNGLSPADVACLWFTVTPDLTADVPPLVLREHRLLDDVPALCAAEPVWDGAPRRTVRVMALARVEPGHEVRHVYLDGATRDRP is encoded by the coding sequence GTGAACCCCGTGCTGCGCGCGGTGCGCGGCGGCACCGGTGTCGCCGGTGACACCCGCGAGGCGATCGCCGCGGCGACCCTGGCCATGGTCCGCGGGGTCCTCGACCGCAACGGGCTCTCCCCCGCCGACGTGGCGTGCCTGTGGTTCACCGTGACCCCCGACCTGACGGCGGACGTCCCGCCGCTGGTCCTGCGCGAGCACCGCCTGCTCGACGACGTCCCGGCGCTGTGCGCCGCCGAGCCCGTCTGGGACGGCGCACCACGCCGCACCGTCCGCGTGATGGCGCTGGCGCGCGTGGAGCCCGGACACGAGGTCCGCCACGTCTACCTCGACGGCGCCACACGCGACCGCCCCTGA
- a CDS encoding VOC family protein, with the protein MRLVCVLDTNDLHAAADFWCAALGFEREEGQHPVYLALKDPGGRWPDLVLQKVSEPRSGKNRMHLDLVVHDLDAEVERVRALGAEVLRPAYEEDGHLLAVLADPEGNEFCVVERLDGTLGG; encoded by the coding sequence GTGCGCCTGGTCTGCGTACTCGACACCAACGACCTCCATGCCGCCGCCGACTTCTGGTGCGCCGCGCTGGGCTTCGAGCGCGAGGAGGGCCAGCACCCGGTCTACCTCGCGCTGAAGGACCCGGGCGGGCGCTGGCCCGACCTGGTCCTCCAGAAGGTGTCCGAGCCCCGCTCCGGCAAGAACCGGATGCACCTGGACCTGGTCGTCCACGACCTGGACGCGGAGGTCGAGCGGGTGCGCGCGCTGGGCGCGGAGGTGCTGCGCCCGGCCTACGAGGAGGACGGCCACCTGCTGGCGGTCCTGGCCGACCCCGAGGGCAACGAGTTCTGCGTGGTCGAGCGCCTCGACGGCACCCTGGGCGGGTAG
- a CDS encoding dienelactone hydrolase family protein has product MTAVDVTVRTPDALLDGRLAVFPGATAVVAFAHGSGSSRHSPRNRAVAEELNRVGVATLLLDLLTPEEERADSATGRQRFDIDLLTRRLIGTVDWLAGHEDTAGTPIGLFGASTGAAAALRTAAERPDLVAAVVSRGGRPDLAGTEALQVVRAPTLLIVGGADTEVLRLNEDAADRLSAPHRIHVVPRATHLFEEPGALEEVADAASGWFAGILGEAER; this is encoded by the coding sequence ATGACCGCCGTCGACGTGACGGTACGCACGCCGGACGCGCTGCTCGACGGGCGGCTGGCCGTGTTCCCCGGGGCGACCGCGGTCGTGGCCTTCGCGCACGGCAGCGGGAGCTCACGCCACAGCCCGCGCAACCGGGCCGTCGCCGAGGAGCTCAACCGGGTCGGGGTCGCCACGCTCCTGCTGGACCTGCTCACCCCGGAGGAGGAGCGCGCCGACAGCGCGACCGGGCGGCAGCGCTTCGACATCGACCTGCTCACCCGGCGGCTCATCGGCACCGTGGACTGGCTGGCCGGACACGAGGACACCGCGGGGACGCCCATCGGCCTGTTCGGCGCCAGCACCGGCGCCGCCGCCGCGCTGAGGACCGCGGCCGAGCGCCCCGACCTGGTCGCCGCGGTGGTCTCGCGCGGCGGCCGCCCCGACCTCGCGGGCACCGAGGCGCTCCAGGTCGTGCGCGCCCCCACGCTGCTCATCGTCGGTGGCGCGGACACCGAGGTCCTGCGGCTCAACGAGGACGCGGCCGACCGGCTCAGCGCTCCGCACCGGATCCACGTCGTCCCCCGCGCCACCCACCTGTTCGAGGAACCGGGTGCGCTGGAGGAGGTGGCCGACGCCGCCTCCGGCTGGTTCGCGGGCATCCTGGGCGAGGCGGAGCGATGA
- a CDS encoding GntP family permease, giving the protein MTDTLVVAHTAIAIIGVVLLILAARVEPVIALVIGSIYLGLAAGLGFEKTISTIAQGFGDIMTEVGLLIGFGVLLGSLLFRMGALQKLVELLLRLLGPRRLPYALASVLSTIFPSIYVDVQLVLAAPLARSAAPGLGRNGVGMMGGALSTGILVGYVFVIPGLGTVSIAGLLGVPLGTMLLYGFGVGLATAVLTVFLYGLLLKVGFWNPDKDEAAPVAVGAHESAGAAQPVGAASGGSGGVSDGGDDGTAKVAETAPRTPPLYVSLLPILVPLVMIAAGAIAEAAGVTSPVIAFFGDPVLALFVGLVGAYLLSRGVLGNERTNDALGEGLNTTGQILLVTGVGGSLGAVIGETALEGVLGGLFSADAGTPALVAVLLAWLVAAVLHVAIGSISVAAIAAAGILAPIMGSLDLPPAVLGLSIGAGALFALHVNSNFFWMFQSLLGVTTRGTLKALTFVTSLASVVSLVIVVGISLVV; this is encoded by the coding sequence ATGACTGACACCTTGGTCGTGGCGCACACGGCGATAGCGATTATCGGCGTGGTGCTGCTGATCCTGGCCGCCCGCGTCGAGCCGGTGATCGCACTCGTGATCGGGTCGATCTACCTGGGACTCGCGGCCGGGCTGGGGTTCGAGAAGACCATCTCGACCATCGCCCAGGGCTTCGGCGACATCATGACCGAAGTCGGGCTGCTCATCGGATTCGGCGTCCTGTTGGGATCGCTGCTGTTCCGCATGGGCGCCCTGCAGAAACTGGTGGAGCTGCTGCTGAGACTGCTCGGTCCCAGACGGCTCCCCTACGCGCTCGCCTCCGTGCTGAGCACGATCTTCCCGTCCATCTACGTGGACGTGCAGCTCGTGCTCGCCGCCCCGCTGGCCCGCTCCGCCGCGCCCGGCCTGGGCCGCAACGGCGTCGGCATGATGGGCGGCGCGCTCAGCACCGGCATCCTCGTCGGCTACGTGTTCGTGATCCCCGGTCTGGGAACCGTGTCGATCGCCGGTCTGCTGGGCGTCCCGCTCGGCACGATGCTGCTCTACGGCTTCGGTGTCGGACTGGCCACGGCGGTGCTCACCGTGTTCCTCTACGGCCTCCTGCTGAAGGTCGGGTTCTGGAACCCGGACAAGGACGAGGCCGCCCCGGTGGCGGTCGGCGCCCACGAGTCCGCCGGCGCCGCGCAACCCGTGGGCGCCGCGTCCGGCGGCAGCGGCGGCGTCAGTGACGGCGGCGACGACGGCACGGCGAAGGTCGCCGAGACGGCGCCGCGGACCCCGCCGCTCTACGTCTCCCTGCTGCCCATCCTCGTCCCGCTGGTCATGATCGCCGCCGGGGCGATCGCCGAGGCCGCGGGCGTGACGTCTCCCGTGATCGCCTTCTTCGGCGACCCGGTGCTGGCGCTCTTCGTCGGCCTGGTCGGCGCCTACCTGCTGTCGCGGGGCGTGCTGGGCAACGAGCGCACCAACGACGCGCTGGGCGAGGGACTCAACACCACCGGGCAGATCCTGCTGGTCACCGGCGTGGGCGGTTCGCTGGGCGCGGTGATCGGCGAGACGGCGCTCGAAGGGGTCCTGGGCGGCCTGTTCTCGGCCGACGCGGGCACACCGGCGCTCGTCGCGGTGCTGCTGGCCTGGCTGGTGGCGGCCGTGCTGCACGTGGCCATCGGCTCGATCTCCGTCGCCGCCATCGCGGCCGCGGGCATCCTCGCCCCGATCATGGGCAGCCTGGACCTGCCGCCCGCGGTCCTGGGGCTGTCCATCGGCGCGGGCGCCCTGTTCGCGCTCCACGTGAACAGCAACTTCTTCTGGATGTTCCAGTCGCTGCTCGGTGTGACCACCCGGGGCACGCTCAAGGCGCTGACCTTCGTGACCTCGCTGGCCTCGGTGGTCTCGCTGGTCATCGTCGTGGGCATCAGCCTCGTCGTCTAG
- a CDS encoding CaiB/BaiF CoA transferase family protein gives MQPLRGVTVVSLEQAIAAPYASRHLADMGARVIKVERPGTGDFARGYDSRVNGMSSHFVWVNRNKESLTLDIKDPRGNEVLRRLLARADVFIQNLAPGAAARAGLGAAELHARHPGLIVCDISGYGSPGPYETMKAYDLLVQSESGLLSVTGSGEEMAKVGISVSDIAAGMYAYSSILGALLERARTGKGAHLDVSMLEATAEWMGFPLYYTYDGQEPPARAGAAHATIYPYGPFVARDEQVVLMAIQNEREWRAFCERFLERPAFAEDPAYATNAARSANRDTLKAVIDRRFAELDGDEATSLLADVPVAYARVNSLADVWNHPQLAARGRWHEVDTPTGRVPALAPPGPRDPAPRMDPVPDLGEHTDAILGELGMTAEETGELRSGGVV, from the coding sequence ATGCAGCCGCTTCGCGGTGTAACCGTCGTGTCCCTGGAGCAGGCCATCGCCGCTCCCTACGCCAGCCGCCACCTGGCCGACATGGGCGCCCGCGTCATCAAGGTCGAGCGCCCCGGCACGGGCGACTTCGCCCGCGGCTACGACTCCCGCGTCAACGGCATGAGCTCGCACTTCGTGTGGGTCAACCGCAACAAGGAGTCCCTGACGCTGGACATCAAGGACCCGCGCGGCAACGAGGTGCTGCGCCGGCTGCTGGCCCGCGCCGACGTCTTCATCCAGAACCTGGCGCCAGGGGCCGCGGCCCGCGCCGGGCTGGGCGCCGCCGAGCTGCACGCGCGGCACCCCGGGCTCATCGTCTGCGACATCTCCGGCTACGGTTCCCCCGGCCCCTACGAGACGATGAAGGCCTACGACCTGCTGGTGCAGAGTGAGTCGGGGCTGCTGTCGGTGACGGGCAGCGGCGAGGAGATGGCCAAGGTCGGCATCTCGGTCTCCGACATCGCCGCGGGCATGTACGCCTACAGTTCGATCCTGGGCGCGCTGCTCGAACGCGCGCGCACCGGGAAGGGCGCCCACCTGGACGTGTCGATGCTGGAGGCCACCGCCGAGTGGATGGGCTTCCCGCTCTACTACACCTACGACGGCCAGGAGCCGCCGGCGCGCGCCGGCGCGGCGCACGCCACGATCTACCCCTACGGCCCCTTCGTCGCGCGCGATGAGCAGGTGGTCCTGATGGCGATCCAGAACGAGCGCGAATGGCGCGCGTTCTGCGAGCGCTTCCTGGAGCGCCCCGCGTTCGCCGAGGACCCCGCCTACGCCACCAACGCCGCCCGCAGCGCCAACCGCGACACGCTCAAGGCCGTCATCGACCGGCGCTTCGCCGAGCTGGACGGCGACGAGGCCACCTCCCTGCTCGCCGACGTCCCGGTCGCCTACGCCCGGGTGAACAGCCTCGCCGACGTGTGGAACCACCCGCAGCTCGCCGCGCGCGGGCGCTGGCACGAGGTGGACACGCCGACGGGTCGGGTCCCGGCGCTCGCGCCGCCCGGCCCGCGCGACCCGGCCCCCCGCATGGACCCGGTCCCCGACCTCGGCGAGCACACCGACGCCATCCTCGGCGAACTGGGGATGACGGCCGAGGAGACCGGCGAGCTGCGGTCGGGCGGGGTGGTCTGA
- a CDS encoding HpcH/HpaI aldolase/citrate lyase family protein, which yields MAPRTDAAAHADALTSAVTWLFVPASRPDRFAKAVRSGADAVIIDLEDAVPADGKDAAREALRAGWPSVVDSRPLSGGAPAVAVRVNARTTAEFAADARLCRELGPDAVVLPKAESGDDVRAAAEASGAPVLPLIESARGLVGLSRIASRPETVRLLFGGIDLALDLGTADDAALDPSRSDLVRWSAACSLPPPVEGVTTDVRDGTAAARDAARARRWGFGGKLCVHPAQVAPVDAAFAPDAAELEWARGVLAAGDGGAVQRGGEMIDRPVVERARRLLRRAEGRDRTV from the coding sequence ATGGCGCCGCGGACTGACGCCGCCGCGCACGCGGACGCGCTCACGTCGGCCGTCACCTGGCTGTTCGTGCCCGCGTCCCGTCCCGACCGGTTCGCCAAGGCGGTGCGCAGCGGCGCCGACGCCGTCATCATCGACCTGGAGGACGCCGTCCCGGCCGACGGCAAGGACGCCGCGCGCGAAGCGCTGCGGGCCGGGTGGCCGAGCGTCGTCGATTCCCGTCCCCTCTCCGGCGGCGCGCCCGCCGTGGCCGTGCGCGTCAACGCGCGCACCACCGCGGAGTTCGCCGCCGACGCGCGGCTGTGCCGCGAGCTGGGGCCGGACGCCGTCGTCCTGCCCAAGGCCGAGTCCGGCGACGACGTGCGGGCCGCGGCCGAGGCGAGCGGGGCGCCGGTACTGCCGCTGATCGAGTCCGCCCGCGGTCTGGTGGGGCTCTCACGGATCGCGAGCCGTCCCGAGACGGTCCGGCTGCTGTTCGGCGGGATCGACCTGGCCCTGGACCTGGGCACCGCCGACGACGCCGCGCTCGACCCGTCGCGGAGCGACCTGGTGCGCTGGTCGGCGGCGTGCTCGCTGCCGCCGCCGGTCGAGGGCGTCACCACGGACGTGCGCGACGGCACGGCCGCGGCACGGGACGCCGCCCGCGCCCGCCGCTGGGGGTTCGGCGGCAAGCTGTGCGTGCACCCCGCCCAGGTCGCGCCCGTGGACGCCGCCTTCGCCCCCGACGCCGCCGAGCTGGAATGGGCGCGCGGGGTACTCGCCGCGGGAGACGGGGGCGCTGTTCAGCGCGGTGGTGAGATGATCGACCGACCGGTCGTGGAACGCGCCCGCCGACTGCTGCGGCGCGCCGAGGGGAGGGACCGGACCGTGTAG
- a CDS encoding phosphoribosyltransferase, with the protein MFRDRREAGERLARAVAERAGPRPRVLALPRGGVPVARPVADALGVPLDIVVARKIPAPGSPETAIGATTAEGPALFDQRALDLLGIPEGRLAEMVGAQQAEARRRLLAYRGEDPEPEVTGYDVVVVDDGLATGMSARAALTSVLTRRPASLTLAVPVGAPEAVRALSGVCDRVVCLETPPDFGAVSLWYARFPQVTDDEVRGLLVRLPRGPGEPGGPGSHGSGGPGDGPPGRP; encoded by the coding sequence GTGTTTCGGGACCGGCGAGAGGCGGGCGAGCGGCTCGCCCGCGCGGTGGCGGAGCGGGCGGGACCGCGCCCGCGCGTGCTGGCCCTGCCCCGGGGCGGCGTCCCCGTGGCCAGGCCCGTCGCCGACGCCCTCGGCGTGCCGCTGGACATCGTGGTCGCGCGCAAGATCCCCGCCCCCGGCAGCCCGGAGACGGCGATCGGGGCGACCACGGCCGAGGGCCCCGCGCTGTTCGACCAGAGGGCGCTGGACCTGCTGGGCATCCCCGAGGGACGCCTGGCCGAGATGGTCGGGGCCCAGCAGGCCGAGGCGCGGCGCAGGCTGCTGGCCTACCGGGGGGAGGACCCCGAGCCCGAGGTCACCGGATACGACGTCGTGGTGGTCGACGACGGCCTGGCCACCGGGATGAGCGCCAGGGCGGCGCTGACCTCGGTGCTCACCCGGCGCCCCGCGTCCCTGACGCTGGCCGTCCCCGTGGGCGCGCCCGAAGCCGTCCGCGCGCTCTCCGGCGTCTGCGACCGGGTCGTCTGCCTGGAGACACCGCCGGACTTCGGCGCGGTCAGCCTCTGGTACGCGAGGTTTCCCCAGGTCACCGATGACGAGGTGCGCGGCCTGCTGGTGAGGCTTCCCCGAGGGCCCGGAGAACCCGGCGGCCCGGGTTCCCACGGCTCCGGCGGTCCCGGAGACGGCCCTCCCGGCCGCCCCTGA